The genomic region CCGCCTACCACGCCTGACTCGGCGTATGCGGGGATCACCTGCACGGCGGTGATCACCCAGGTCAGGGTTCCGGGCAGGCCGGGAGCCTGCTTGGGCCCGTGCAGATTCTGCCGCGCGAGCAGCGCCGTGGCGAAGAGGGCGAGTTCGGCGGCGGCGAACATCGCGACGCGCTCGGTGGTACCGCTCATGTCCAGGTAGTCGGCGGCGAACCGCCAGCTGTTGTCTGCGCTGTAGGCGGTACAGCCGACCGCGGCCAGTGCGGCGACCCTGACCGCAGGTGTACCGGGCTGGTGCCTGCTGCGGTTTCGGGTAGGGCGCCGGCTGATCAGGAAGCCGAGCAGCAGCATCGTGCAAGTGCCCAGGAGGGCGGTAGGGGCGAGAGACGTTGAGGTCCAGTGCCCGAATGTGGGCAGGGCGAGTTGCGTCATGCAGGGGTCTCCAGGGAGGCCGCCGCGCCGTTTGGGCAGGCGTGGGCGCGGGCGGGCGGCGTGGGGAAGGGGTGAGGTGGGTCGGCGCCGTGCGGTCAGGCGTGGGGTCGGCGTCTGCGGTCTGCGCCGGTGAGGACGACGGTCGTGGTCATCTCGGCGAGACGGGAGGCGACGCGGTCGCCGACGGCATCGCGCAGCGCGGCGGTCGGCAGATTGGTCGTGAGGAGGGTGGGGAGCAGGTCGGTGTAGCGGCGGTTGATCAGCCGGTACGTGATCTCCTCGGTCCACTCCGACTGCTTGGCCGCGCCGAGGTCGTCCAGGATCAGCAGCGGGCAGGTGCTGAGAGTGGCGAGGTCTCGCTCGGCGTCGTGGCCGGCGCGTGGGCGTAGGCGGGCGTACAGGTCGGCCGTAGTGGCGGCTTCCCACCGCAGGCGCACACCGGCGGTCAGCAGCGACCGCACCGCGCCGTACGCCTGGTGCGTCTTGCCGGTGCCGGTGGGGCCGGCGATCAGCAGGGACGGTCCGAGCGCGATGCCCCGGGTGCCGCTCGGGCCGGGCCGTGCGGCGAGGGCCACCTCGTCAACCCAGGCGACAACCTGATCGTGGCCGGCGAGGGCATCGCGGTAGCGAGGTGGGATGCGCGCCTCGGCCAGTTCCAGGGCGGTCACCCGCTCAGAGGGCGCCTCGGCGGGTACGGCGGTGGCATCGATGCCCCGGTCGGCGAGGATCGTGTCGAGACGGGCTGCCAGGGAGCTGATGCGCTGCGGTTCCCGGCTGGTGGTGGCTGTGGTCACAGCTGGCCTCCGTAGGCCGCCTCGACGTCAGCGGATGCCGGGTTGGTCCACGCACGGTGCGGGGCGGCAGGTGCCTGAGGGGCGTTCATGGCCTCGTTGACCAGGCTCGGCAGCAGGTTCGCGGACAGGCCCTTGGCCCGCATGCGGCTCATCCCGGCGCGGATGTGCTCGGCCGAGATGCCCTCGCCGAGCAGTTTGCCGGCCACCTTGCCCAGGCGACCCACTACGTCGCTGGGCGGCCGGTGTTCGCAGGAGGCGACGTACTCGCCGACCAGGTCCCTGGCCGAGATCGCGCCCGAGATGGCGGGTGGCGCGGGGGCGCTTGCGCTCCCCACCGGAGGTGATCCTAGATCCAGGATCCTAGGTCCTAGATCCGGACCCTGATTCCTCACCGCCATCTCCCGGCGTTGTGGTGAGGGCTCACTGAAACTGCCCTGACCTGCAACTTCCCGGTTCACGGACGGCTCGCTGCATTCACCGGACCCCTCAGGTCCTCCATAGTGAGGGCTCGCGTCCTGTTCACGGAGGACACCGTGAACAGGCGAGGCCGGCTCGGTGGATCGGCTTCCCTGATGGCGCGGGCAGGCCGGGCAGCGGCTGCCGCTCGGCCGGTTGATCTTCTGGTGGCGAGCCCAGGTGATGATGTGCAGGTAGCGCTTGCCGTCGTCACCCTCGTACCGGCAGACCAGACCGGCGCCGTCGAGCTGTGTGAGGTCGTCCTCGACCTCCAGAGGGCCGTGTTCGGGGCGCAGGGACCACAGGGCGCCGGCGATGACAGCGGCCTGGTCCCGGAAACGGCCGTGGTCGTCTGCCTGGGTGAGGAGGCCGAAGAAGGTCCGCTCGGCGTGGACGCTCACCGCGGCGAGCGACTCGGAGATGAAGGCTTCCGGCTTGATCGTGCGTATCCGCGCCATGCCTATCGCCCCGCCTTCGTGGGCAGAGCGGGCGACTTCGGCGACGAGGATGCGACTACGGCCGCGAGGGCTGTAGCTTGTTGGGGCATAGACGGTTCCTCACCCGGTGGCGTTGTGACCGCCACCGTCTTGATCGTTCAGGTACGGGCGATATCGGTAGGGACTCCCTGACCCCCGGCGTTGGCCCGCCGGGGGTTTTCATGTGCTCGGAGTCGCAAGGTGTTCCGGGTGCATGGCCAAGACAGCCACACCCTCCCCGTGCAAGTCCAGCATTCCGCCGAGAAAGCAAACAGCTCTCGGCGAACGCGTCGTGCGCGGCTTCCCTATAACGGTAGACCCGAATTAGCGGTTGACCTAGAAGTGGCACAAATAGGGCGACTGGTGAATCGCCGTCTGCCTGCATCGGCGATCGGTCTGACGTGACCGCGTGATGCAACAACCCACGCCAGCGCAGTTGAAGGCAGCGCGCCTTCCGGGCGAGCACAGGCATTTGGTCAGCGCCGGATTCCGGTCTATGTTGCGTCGCTCGCGGGTTCCGGGGACCAGATCTGACAAAAAAGACGTGGAACATAGCAGCAGATCGCCGGTTACCCAAACCGGCAATGCGGAGCTACAACAGACGCATGCCTGAAATCCCCCTGGGAATTGGTCCGGCCGGTGTGCTGACCGCCCAAGCCATAACCCGTTCCCGCGCAGCGCGCGGATTCGCTCAGCGCCAGCTGGCCGAACGGGTGACTGCGCTCGGCCGCCCCATGACCATCACGATGCTGTCCCGCATCGAATGCCGGCAGCGCCGCTGCGACGTCGATGACCTCGTCGCCATCGCAGCCGCTCTCGACGTCTCGCCGCTCACGCTGCTCGCCGAGACGAGTTAGCGAAGCCCTTGCAGCGCTGTCCGGGTGGGCCAACACCCGGCAGCGCCCGCTCACATCACCTCGCCCGTACCAAGAGATCAACCGGCGTGTCACGGGTCACACCACCGCGCCAGAGAAGGAACTCCCTTGCGCCAAGAGGCCATTCCCCCTGCCTTGTCGCCCTTCCGCCGCCGGACCGCGAAGGAGGCGATCCCGCGTGGCTGAGCAAACAGGCGCCGAGGTCGCACCGGCCCGCCTCTACCGCCCCGACGAGGTCGCCGCCGTGCTCGGCTGCTCTGCCTGGTGGGTCAAGGATCGCGCCCGCCGTCGCCAGATCCCCTTCGCCCGAGTGGGTCGTGCCTACCGCTTCACCGCCGCCCATCTCGCCGAGATCATCCGCCTCCACGAGGAGCGACCGGCCGTCGCTGCGCGGCCACCGTCCCCCGGCGCCCCGCCTGCGGCCCCTGCCCGACGCTCCAGCGCCCCCGAGCCGGGTGCACCCTCCGGCCGCCTGCGCGCCAGGCCGCCCCGCCGATCCGACCGAGCCGCATTCGACACCGCCGCGTAGAACACCGCACCGAAGAGGAAGGAAACGTACTTGGGTTTCGCGGAGAAGCGCGGAAGCTACTGGCGTGCCCGATACAAGACCGC from Streptomyces sp. NBC_01267 harbors:
- a CDS encoding ATP-binding protein — its product is MTTATTSREPQRISSLAARLDTILADRGIDATAVPAEAPSERVTALELAEARIPPRYRDALAGHDQVVAWVDEVALAARPGPSGTRGIALGPSLLIAGPTGTGKTHQAYGAVRSLLTAGVRLRWEAATTADLYARLRPRAGHDAERDLATLSTCPLLILDDLGAAKQSEWTEEITYRLINRRYTDLLPTLLTTNLPTAALRDAVGDRVASRLAEMTTTVVLTGADRRRRPHA
- a CDS encoding helix-turn-helix domain-containing protein, translated to MPEIPLGIGPAGVLTAQAITRSRAARGFAQRQLAERVTALGRPMTITMLSRIECRQRRCDVDDLVAIAAALDVSPLTLLAETS
- a CDS encoding helix-turn-helix domain-containing protein codes for the protein MAEQTGAEVAPARLYRPDEVAAVLGCSAWWVKDRARRRQIPFARVGRAYRFTAAHLAEIIRLHEERPAVAARPPSPGAPPAAPARRSSAPEPGAPSGRLRARPPRRSDRAAFDTAA